TTGGCACGGATTTCACTGATAAACATGGCTAAGAAGAAAAAGATTGGCAAAGGTGCTAACTATGACCGCGCAAGATAAGATACTGATCGTCGACGACGTTTCAGTAGTACTGGACCTGCTTACGGATATCCTGTCGGCTGAAGGCCTCCAGGTGCGCTCCGCCGATACCGGTGAACTGGCGCTGCGTTCTGTCGTATCCGAACCGCCCAATCTGATTTTGCTGGATATCGATATGCCGGGCATGGATGGGTTCGAAGTCTGCCGAAGGCTCAAGGCGCAGAAAGAAAGCCGGGAAATCCCGGTAATATTCATCAGCGGCATGACAGCCCTTGAGGAAAAGGTGAAAGGTTTCGGACTCGGCGCAGTCGATTTTATTTCCAAGCCCTTCCAACGGGATGAACTCCTGGCCCGGGTGCGAACCCATTTGGAATTGCATCGGTTGCGGGCCGGACTCGAAGAACAGGTGACGATACAAACGGCCGAATTGCGCCAGTCGAAGGATGATATTTTACGTGAACGGGATTTTTCCAATGAAATGTTGAACAGCCTGCCGGGCATTTTTTATCTTTTCGATCAATTCGGAAAGTTTTTGCGCTGGAATAAAAACTTTGAACAAGTCTCCGGGAATTCTGCTGAGGAGATCGAACGGATGAGTCCACTCGACCTGTTTGTCGGCCCTGATAAGGCTTTGATTCAGGAGAGAATCCAAAAAGTTTTTCTCACCGGGTCTTCAGAGGCCGAGGCCGACCTTATCGTCAAGGGTGGCAAGGGGACCCCTTATTATTTTACCGGCCGGAAGATTACCATCGAAGGAAAAACCTGCCTTATCGGTATGGGAATCGATATTACGGAGCGTAAGAGAGCCGAAGATGCTCTGCGGAAAAGCGAGGGAAAATATCGCACCATTCTTGAAACGATTGAAGATGGGTATTACGAGGTGGATCTGTCCGGCAAATTCACCTTTTTCAATGATGCCTTGACCCGGATCCATGGATATTCCAGGGAAGAGCTGATGGGTATGAACAATCAACAATATACCGATGAGGAAAACGCCCGGAAATTGTATCGCAATTTTAACCAGGTGTATCTTACCGGGCAACCTTCCAAAGGCACCCCCTTTGAAATTATAACCAAAAACGGGGAAAGAAAAGAATTGGAGACCTCGGTTTCTTTGATAAGAGATCTATCCGGTAAGCCCATAGGGTTCAGGGGCATCGCCCGTGATATTACCGAACTCAGAAGGACCCAAAAGGCTTTAACCGATAGCGAAGAACGGTTTCGTATTGTTGCCGAAAGCACAAATGATTTTATTTTTGAATGGAATCTTAAATCAGGCCAAATGGACTGGTTTGGCAGGGCTGTTGAGAAACTCAAGGAACTTTTAGATGAAATCCCTCAAACCGTTACCGTCTATGAAAAGATGGTTCATCCTGAAGACCACGATCGTCTTGTAGCGGCTACCCAACGGCATTTGGACAAACAGGAGCCCTTTCTGGAAGAATACCGGATCATCGGCAAGGGAGGAAAAATTATTTATTTGAGAAGCTCCGGGATTTGTTTAAGGAATGAAAAAGGGAGACCTTATAAATGGGTGGGGGCCTTGAGCGACATCACCGAGCGCAAAAAGAAGGAGGAGGAACTCAAGCAAAGCATTGAAAAATTACATAAAGCTATGGGTGGGATCATTCAGGCTATGGCCCTGACCGTGGAAACCCGTGATCCTTACACCGCCGGTCATCAACGCCGGGTCGCCGATCTGGCCCGTTCCATCGGTCAGGAAATGGGACTGTCCAAGGATCAGATTGAGGCCATCCGTATGGCCGGGACGGTACATGATTTAGGAAAGATATCGTTACCTGCCGAGATTTTGAGTAAACCTACCAAACTTTCCCAGTTGGAATTCAGCCTGATCAAGGTTCACCCGCAAACCAGTTATGAAATCTTAAAAGATATCGAATTCCCCTGGCCGGTTGCCCGGATTGTTTCCCAACATCATGAGAGGATAAACGGCTCAGGATACCCTCTTGGTCTTAAAGACCGGGAAATCCTCCTGGAAGCCAAGGTGTTAATGGTGGCCGATGTGGTCGAGGCCATCGCCTCCCACCGGCCATATCGCGCGGCTTACGGGATAGAGGTGGCCCTGGATGAAATCTCTAAAAACAAGGGGATTCTTTATGATCCCGAGGTGGTGGAGGCCTGTCTGAAGCTATTTAAGGAAAAGAGATTTATATTGGAATAGATGATCTTCGGGAAAGAAGTTATTTTTATTTTTAAAACCATTCGTCTTTCTTCTTCCATTATGAAAGGCCTTGTTGAAAAATGGATGAAAATAAAGAAGAAAAAAAATGTTCAGAAGAAGCCCTGCGTCAATCCGAAGAGCGATACCGGTCCATACTGGACAACATGGAAGACGGATATTTTGAGGTCGATCTGGACGGCAACATGATCTTTTGCAATCAAGCTGATGCCCGCCTGTTCGGTTATTCTCCCGAAGAACTGGCGGGTATGAATTATAAGGAGTATACGAACCCGGAAAATGCCAGGAAGGTAATGGAAATTTTTAATCAGGTTTATCGAACCGGTTTGCCCCATAAAGGGTTCGAATGGGAGGTGATCGACAGGAAAGGCTTAAAATTTGTTGTGGAAACCTCGGTCTCCCTGATCCTGGATTCCAATAATCAGAAGATCGGTTTTCGAGGAATTCTCCGGGATATCACCAGACAGAAACAGGTCGAAGCCGCCTTAAAGGAATCCGAGGAGAAATACCGGAGTATCCTGGAAAACATTCAGGAAGGCTATTATGAAACCGATCTGAAGGGGAATTTCGTCTTTTTTAATCAAGCCTTCTGCAATATCCTGGGATTTAATCAAGAGGAACTGATGGGCATCAATCATAAGGAATTCGTCGATCCCG
This Deltaproteobacteria bacterium DNA region includes the following protein-coding sequences:
- a CDS encoding HD-GYP domain-containing protein; this translates as MDWFGRAVEKLKELLDEIPQTVTVYEKMVHPEDHDRLVAATQRHLDKQEPFLEEYRIIGKGGKIIYLRSSGICLRNEKGRPYKWVGALSDITERKKKEEELKQSIEKLHKAMGGIIQAMALTVETRDPYTAGHQRRVADLARSIGQEMGLSKDQIEAIRMAGTVHDLGKISLPAEILSKPTKLSQLEFSLIKVHPQTSYEILKDIEFPWPVARIVSQHHERINGSGYPLGLKDREILLEAKVLMVADVVEAIASHRPYRAAYGIEVALDEISKNKGILYDPEVVEACLKLFKEKRFILE